Proteins from one Coffea arabica cultivar ET-39 chromosome 8c, Coffea Arabica ET-39 HiFi, whole genome shotgun sequence genomic window:
- the LOC113706096 gene encoding receptor kinase-like protein Xa21 has translation MGLSGTTSPHVGNLSFMKSIHLGENKFHGGIPQEVGLLFRLRFLNMSNNNLKGEIPVNLSWCSELRVVDLISNQLEGKVPNELGSLKKLVAIYLNENNLTGEIPRSLGNASSMTELALAYNHLNGNLPKELGLLKSLSWIIVGVNDLVGHIPPSVFNISTLTSFVAVENRLQGKLPANIGLALPNLEELELGGNQFHGNIPTSITNASKLQFLDLSQNKFEGQVPTNLGDLPNLLGLNLAMNLLGSSSAGDLSFLPSLTNCSRLHTLDFPLNHFGGELPKNIGNLSLQLTYLHMGYNNISGTIPIGFGNLVNLNILSMPQNSFTGGIPGDFPKLQKLQALDLAESKLSGQILSTLCNITSLYYVDLSKNSLEGNITRFLENCKNLGQLSLSWNNFNGSISAHIFGSYFSLISLDLSHNSLIGSLPSEVGKLEGLNELDISYNNLHGEIPGTLGDCSSLEELYMQGNFFQGTIPIHLASLKGIQKLDLSSNNLTGPIPQGLEKLMFLKYLNISVNDLNGEVPTEGVFRNASQISLAGNRKLCGGIPQLRLPPCITKRKKKSRHLLIIVISVFSPVVLISMILLAYVIGYNKKVRRHGSSSKPSMVDKLLRVSYHELHRATSGFSPDNLIGSGSFGLVYRGRLYEHGDRLVAVKVLDLQKNGASKSFKAECEALRNIRHRNLLPILSYCSSIDSKGLDFKALVYEFMGNGNLDLWLHPETAEMMGSRNLNLPERLNIAIDIASALNYLHYQCEVPIVHCDLKPSNILLDNNLVAHVGDFGLAKLLASTTDSSSVQGSSSAIAVKGSMGYVAPGNKFSYFQ, from the coding sequence ATGGGCTTGTCTGGTACTACATCTCCTCATGTGGGTAATCTTAGCTTCATGAAATCTATCCATCTTGGAGAAAATAAATTTCATGGTGGGATTCCCCAAGAAGTCGGTCTACTGTTCCGTCTAAGATTTCTTAACATGTCCAATAACAACTTAAAAGGAGAAATTCCGGTTAACTTGAGCTGGTGCTCAGAGCTCAGAGTCGTAGACTTAATATCAAACCAGCTGGAAGGAAAGGTGCCAAATGAGCTTGGGTCTTTGAAGAAGCTTGTGGCCATTTACcttaatgaaaataatttgaCAGGTGAGATTCCTCGGTCGCTTGGAAATGCATCTTCAATGACAGAACTTGCTCTCGCATACAATCACTTGAATGGGAATTTGCCAAAGGAGTTAGGCTTGCTTAAAAGCTTGTCATGGATTATAGTCGGGGTAAATGACTTGGTTGGTCACATCCCTCCCTCTGTTTTTAACATATCTACCCTGACATCCTTTGTAGCAGTGGAAAATAGGCTCCAGGGAAAGCTACCAGCCAACATAGGCCTTGCCTTACCAAATCTGGAAGAGTTGGAACTCGGTGGAAACCAATTCCATGGCAATATTCCAACTTCTATTACCAATGCTTCCAAGCTTCAATTCTTAGATTTGTCCCAAAACAAATTCGAGGGGCAAGTACCGACTAATCTGGGAGATTTACCAAATCTTCTGGGGTTAAATCTTGCAATGAATCTCCTAGGAAGTAGCTCTGCTGGGGACTTGAGTTTTCTCCCATCTTTGACCAACTGCAGCAGGTTACATACACTTGACTTCCCTTTGAACCATTTTGGAGGTGAATTACCAAAGAACATCGGTAATCTCTCATTGCAACTCACCTATCTTCATATGGGATATAATAATATCTCAGGAACTATCCCTATAGGATTTGGAAATCTTGTCAATCTAAACATATTGAGCATGCCGCAGAACTCCTTTACAGGTGGCATTCCAGGGGATTTTCCTAAATTGCAAAAGTTGCAGGCCTTGGACCTAGCAGAAAGTAAGTTGTCGGGACAAATACTATCCACACTCTGCAACATTACCTCTCTATACTATGTTGACTTATCCAAAAATAGCTTAGAAGGTAATATTACCCGTTTTCTTGAGAATTGCAAAAATCTAGGACAACTCTCCCTTTCCTGGAACAACTTCAATGGCAGCATATCTGCACATATCTTTGGCTCATACTTCTCACTAATTAGTCTAGACTTGTCTCATAACTCATTGATTGGTTCCTTGCCATCTGAAGTAGGAAAATTAGAAGGCCTCAATGAACTTGACATTTCCTACAACAATTTACATGGAGAAATTCCAGGAACACTAGGTGATTGTTCAAGCTTGGAGGAGCTTTACATGCAAGGCAACTTTTTCCAAGGAACAATTCCAATCCATTTGGCTTCTCTAAAGGGCATCCAAAAATTAGACCTTTCAAGCAATAACTTGACTGGACCGATACCTCAAGGTCTAGAGAAACTTATGTTTCTGAAATATCTAAACATTTCTGTCAATGATCTTAACGGTGAGGTACCAACTGAAGGAGTTTTCAGGAATGCAAGCCAAATATCATTAGCTGGAAACAGGAAACTTTGTGGAGGAATTCCTCAACTACGGTTACCACCATGCATcaccaaaagaaagaagaaaagcagGCATTTACTAATCATAGTCATATCTGTATTTTCCCCAGTGGTTCTGATTTCAATGATCTTGTTAGCATATGTTATTGGATATAATAAAAAAGTCAGAAGACATGGGTCATCAAGCAAGCCTTCTATGGTTGACAAGCTCTTAAGAGTTTCTTATCACGAACTTCACCGTGCAACATCAGGATTTTCTCCAGATAACTTAATCGGTTCAGGAAGTTTTGGACTTGTTTACAGAGGAAGGTTATATGAACATGGAGACAGGCTTGTTGCTGTTAAAGTTCTTGACCTGCAAAAGAATGGGGCTTCCAAAAGCTTCAAGGCAGAGTGCGAAGCATTAAGAAACATCCGCCATCGAAATCTACTCCCTATCTTAAGCTACTGCTccagcattgattccaaaggtcTTGACTTCAAAGCTCTGGTCTATGAGTTTATGGGAAACGGAAATCTTGACTTGTGGTTGCATCCAGAGACAGCTGAAATGATGGGATCAAGAAATCTAAATCTCCCTGAGAGATTAAATATTGCAATTGATATTGCTTCTGCATTGAATTATCTTCACTACCAATGTGAGGTACCAATTGTTCATTGTGATTTGAAACCAAGTAATATCCTTTTGGATAATAACCTGGTTGCTCATGTGGGTGATTTTGGACTAGCAAAACTTCTTGCTTCAACCACTGATAGTTCTTCAGTACAAGGAAGCAGCAGTGCTATAGCAGTAAAAGGATCCATGGGATACGTAGCTCCAGGTAATAAGTTTTCCTATTTTCAGTAA